The following coding sequences lie in one Alphaproteobacteria bacterium genomic window:
- the argJ gene encoding bifunctional glutamate N-acetyltransferase/amino-acid acetyltransferase ArgJ — MTGVTFSACSAGIKNNGAKDLMLAILPKNTTYAAAFSTSYIVSPTLDWDKAVLLKKTLPRALIVNSGNANSFTGKHGKEAVLNITKAVAEEFAIKQDEVLISSTGVIGEKLPYKKIINKLDYLKENLSEANLSLASEAILTTDSAAKTAEITSEIAGTKVKIEAIAKGAGMAAPNMATVLAYFFTDAKIENDILQKIFSENIEKTFNAFTIDGDMSTNDTAMIFATGKAENKKVNLEELTQFKQDLLSLMAQICNEIVAKGEGVTKTAKIHVKGAKSVSAAKNVAMSIANSPLVKTALNGEDPNWGRIVMAVGKAKEELDLEKFCLNIGGTNIVLNGELNPVYDEATSTSLYMKESLVNIYVDLGLAERENQFIATTSDLSKGYIEINADYRS; from the coding sequence ATGACTGGAGTAACTTTTTCTGCTTGTTCAGCAGGAATAAAGAATAATGGCGCAAAAGATTTAATGCTTGCAATATTACCTAAAAACACAACATATGCTGCGGCTTTCTCTACATCTTATATAGTATCACCCACACTAGATTGGGATAAGGCTGTTTTATTGAAAAAGACACTACCCAGAGCTTTGATTGTAAATTCAGGTAATGCAAATAGTTTTACAGGCAAGCACGGTAAAGAGGCAGTCTTAAATATCACTAAAGCAGTAGCAGAAGAATTTGCAATAAAACAAGATGAGGTTTTAATTTCTTCTACTGGAGTGATAGGCGAGAAGTTACCCTACAAAAAAATTATAAATAAGCTAGATTACTTAAAAGAAAATCTTAGCGAGGCTAATTTAAGCTTGGCAAGTGAGGCAATATTAACGACTGACAGTGCAGCAAAAACAGCTGAAATTACCTCAGAAATTGCAGGAACAAAAGTAAAGATAGAAGCGATTGCTAAAGGAGCAGGTATGGCAGCTCCGAACATGGCAACAGTACTTGCTTATTTTTTTACTGATGCAAAGATTGAGAATGATATATTACAAAAAATATTTAGTGAGAATATAGAAAAGACCTTCAATGCATTTACAATTGATGGGGATATGTCAACTAATGACACAGCTATGATTTTTGCTACAGGTAAGGCCGAAAATAAAAAGGTAAATTTAGAAGAATTAACACAGTTTAAGCAAGATTTATTGAGTTTAATGGCGCAAATTTGCAATGAAATAGTTGCAAAAGGTGAGGGAGTAACAAAAACTGCAAAAATTCACGTTAAAGGAGCAAAATCAGTTTCTGCTGCTAAAAATGTAGCAATGTCTATTGCTAACTCCCCCTTAGTCAAGACTGCATTAAATGGTGAAGATCCAAATTGGGGTAGAATCGTAATGGCTGTGGGTAAAGCTAAAGAGGAGCTTGATTTGGAGAAGTTTTGTTTGAATATAGGTGGTACTAACATAGTTTTAAATGGTGAATTAAACCCAGTATATGATGAAGCAACTTCAACCTCTCTTTATATGAAAGAAAGTTTAGTAAATATCTATGTGGATTTAGGTTTAGCAGAGAGAGAAAATCAATTCATAGCTACGACCTCAGATTTATCAAAAGGATATATAGAAATAAATGCAGATTACAGAAGTTAG
- the pyrF gene encoding orotidine-5'-phosphate decarboxylase translates to MPTAKENLIVALDTPELEQAIKWSKQLSGKVAAVKLGLEFFVANGPEAIAAIKDQGVEIFLDLKFHDIPNTTKEAVKQSLNLGVKFLTIHISGGREMLEWSANLAKDSNAMILGVSILTSMNQPQFNELGFLGEIKDQVLKFAKLAEDSGLQGMVCSPLEVKLLKENGLKLKLITPGIRFDSDDKGDQKRIMTPKMALISGSDYLVMGRSITKAGSSILERVEYFDSSLVS, encoded by the coding sequence ATGCCTACAGCTAAAGAAAACCTAATAGTAGCTCTTGATACCCCGGAATTAGAGCAAGCTATTAAATGGTCAAAGCAGCTAAGTGGAAAAGTAGCTGCTGTGAAGTTAGGCTTAGAATTTTTTGTCGCAAATGGGCCAGAAGCCATAGCTGCAATTAAAGATCAGGGCGTAGAAATATTTTTAGATTTGAAATTTCACGATATTCCAAACACCACAAAAGAAGCAGTTAAACAATCTTTAAATTTAGGAGTAAAATTTTTAACCATCCACATAAGTGGTGGAAGAGAAATGTTAGAGTGGTCCGCAAATCTAGCAAAAGATAGTAATGCTATGATTTTAGGCGTTTCAATTTTAACTTCCATGAATCAGCCACAATTTAATGAACTTGGTTTCTTAGGTGAAATAAAAGATCAAGTATTAAAATTTGCTAAATTAGCTGAAGATTCTGGTTTGCAGGGCATGGTTTGCTCTCCACTGGAAGTAAAGCTTCTAAAAGAAAATGGTTTAAAATTAAAATTAATAACTCCTGGAATTAGATTTGATTCTGATGATAAAGGCGATCAAAAAAGAATAATGACCCCTAAAATGGCTTTAATAAGTGGTAGTGATTATTTGGTTATGGGAAGATCTATAACAAAGGCAGGAAGTTCAATATTGGAAAGGGTCGAATATTTTGATTCATCTCTAGTAAGTTAA
- a CDS encoding HIT domain-containing protein, translated as MLYDKNNIFAKIIRGELPCAKIFEDEKVLAFNDINPAASKHILVVPKGEYISFDDFIHKADDFEVVHFFKIVRKITHDYNMIDAGYRIISNHGKDASQTVDHFHIHILAGERLGGLLAGDNHAR; from the coding sequence ATGCTATATGATAAAAATAACATTTTTGCTAAAATTATAAGAGGGGAGTTACCTTGTGCTAAAATTTTTGAAGATGAAAAAGTTTTAGCTTTCAATGATATTAATCCTGCGGCAAGTAAGCATATTTTGGTTGTACCTAAGGGTGAATATATTTCTTTTGATGATTTTATCCATAAAGCAGATGATTTTGAGGTAGTTCATTTTTTTAAAATAGTTAGAAAAATCACTCATGATTACAACATGATCGATGCAGGTTATAGAATAATATCAAATCATGGTAAAGATGCATCCCAGACAGTAGATCATTTTCATATACATATACTTGCGGGAGAAAGGCTTGGTGGTTTGCTTGCAGGAGATAATCATGCTAGATAA
- a CDS encoding 4-hydroxybenzoate octaprenyltransferase, producing the protein MLDKLILYTSLIRLNKPIGTILLLLPILLVFIILDSEFLYLDILAIFVCLSFIMRSVGCVINDLLDVKFDQKVARTKNRPLASGKLTILEAIILLVILLLLGLYLAMFLKFETLIRSIFIIVPIFFYPLMKRFFIYPQLFLGLTFNLGILIAAYEIKGYVSTEIMILYLSFAFLTVAYDTIYAHQDKKDDIMLKLNSTAISFGQNSKNIIFFCYLVFMLGLLFIGLSLGFKILFFLSLEFLFLFVFYLVNFLDLNNKDQCGLFFNANGYFLLAVNLIFLAANYIY; encoded by the coding sequence ATGCTAGATAAGCTTATTTTATACACATCTTTAATTAGGTTAAATAAACCTATCGGCACAATATTATTATTACTGCCCATATTATTAGTATTTATAATTTTAGATAGTGAATTTTTATATTTAGATATCTTAGCAATATTTGTATGTTTATCATTCATTATGCGCTCAGTTGGTTGTGTAATAAATGATTTGCTAGATGTTAAGTTTGATCAAAAAGTAGCTAGAACAAAGAACAGACCTTTAGCATCGGGTAAATTGACAATATTAGAAGCTATAATTTTGCTTGTAATACTATTATTGTTAGGACTTTATTTAGCTATGTTTTTAAAATTTGAGACATTAATTAGGTCAATATTTATTATAGTACCCATATTCTTCTATCCTTTGATGAAGCGTTTTTTTATATATCCTCAATTATTTTTAGGATTAACTTTTAATTTAGGAATTTTGATCGCAGCTTATGAAATTAAAGGTTATGTAAGTACAGAAATCATGATTTTATATTTATCATTTGCATTTCTTACCGTAGCTTATGATACTATATATGCTCATCAAGATAAAAAAGATGACATAATGTTGAAGTTAAATTCTACAGCTATATCATTTGGACAAAATAGCAAGAATATCATCTTCTTTTGTTATCTAGTTTTTATGCTAGGTTTATTATTTATTGGTTTATCTCTTGGGTTTAAGATTCTGTTTTTTCTATCTTTAGAGTTTCTTTTCCTTTTTGTTTTTTATTTGGTTAACTTTTTAGACTTAAATAACAAAGATCAATGTGGCTTATTTTTTAACGCAAATGGTTATTTTTTGTTAGCAGTTAATTTGATTTTCTTAGCAGCTAATTATATTTACTAA
- a CDS encoding acyl-CoA carboxylase subunit beta, translated as MKDYSVVKQLAKKRQLARQGGGAKRIETQHAKGKLTARERIEVLLDPESFEEYGLYVEHRCTNFGMENNKIPGDGVVTGQGTINGRLVFVYSQDFTVLGGSLSETNARKICNIMDKATQVGAPVIGINDSGGARIQEGVDSLSGYGEIFQRNVISSGVVPQISAIMGPCAGGAVYSPALTDFVFMSKGTSYMFVTGPDVVKTVTHEEVSQEELGGAKIHNSVSGVSDFQFDNDIEALAKIRELVNYIPSSNQSEIPKIENTDSVDRIDVALNTLVPENANLSYKMSELISRVVDHGDFYEIKADYAKNIIIGFGRMDGSTVGFVANNPMHLAGCLDINASTKAARFIRFCDAFNIPLVSFVDVPGFLPGVSQEHNGIIKHGAKLLYAYAEATVPKITVITRKAYGGAYIVMNSKHLRGDVNYAWANAEIAVMGPKGAVEIIHRKDAGDPELMEQHAKDYKEKFASPFVAASRGYIDEVIRPQNTRSRIIGSLKILHNKKVNLPWKKHDNLPL; from the coding sequence ATGAAAGATTATTCTGTAGTTAAGCAATTAGCAAAAAAAAGACAATTAGCAAGACAGGGTGGAGGAGCTAAAAGAATAGAGACTCAACATGCTAAGGGAAAGTTAACCGCGCGAGAAAGGATTGAGGTTTTACTAGATCCAGAATCATTTGAGGAGTACGGCTTGTATGTAGAGCATCGTTGTACCAACTTTGGTATGGAGAATAATAAAATACCGGGGGATGGTGTTGTTACAGGTCAAGGCACCATAAATGGTAGGTTAGTCTTTGTATATAGTCAGGATTTTACTGTCTTGGGAGGTTCTTTGAGTGAAACTAACGCCAGAAAGATATGCAATATAATGGATAAAGCAACTCAGGTTGGCGCGCCGGTAATAGGCATAAATGATTCAGGGGGTGCTAGAATACAAGAAGGTGTTGATTCTCTAAGCGGTTATGGTGAAATTTTTCAACGAAATGTTATATCATCTGGTGTGGTGCCACAAATATCTGCAATAATGGGTCCGTGTGCTGGAGGGGCTGTTTATTCTCCTGCCTTGACTGATTTTGTTTTTATGTCTAAAGGAACATCTTATATGTTTGTTACAGGTCCAGATGTGGTAAAAACGGTTACACATGAAGAAGTTTCTCAGGAAGAGCTTGGAGGGGCTAAAATACACAATTCTGTTTCAGGTGTGTCTGACTTTCAATTTGATAATGACATAGAGGCTCTTGCAAAAATCAGAGAATTGGTAAATTACATACCAAGTTCCAATCAAAGTGAGATACCCAAAATAGAAAATACAGATTCAGTGGATAGAATAGATGTAGCATTAAATACTTTGGTGCCTGAGAACGCAAATTTGTCATATAAAATGTCTGAGCTAATCAGCAGGGTTGTTGATCATGGGGATTTTTACGAGATTAAAGCAGATTATGCAAAAAACATAATTATAGGCTTTGGCCGTATGGATGGAAGCACAGTTGGTTTTGTGGCTAATAACCCTATGCATTTGGCGGGTTGTTTGGATATTAATGCTTCAACTAAAGCTGCTAGATTTATTAGGTTTTGTGATGCATTCAATATACCTTTAGTTTCTTTTGTAGATGTACCTGGCTTTTTACCTGGTGTTTCTCAAGAACATAACGGTATCATAAAGCATGGCGCAAAATTATTATATGCATATGCTGAGGCAACAGTACCAAAAATCACTGTAATTACCAGAAAAGCTTATGGTGGCGCATATATAGTGATGAATTCAAAGCATTTAAGAGGTGATGTTAACTATGCTTGGGCTAATGCTGAAATCGCTGTTATGGGACCTAAAGGTGCTGTAGAAATCATACATAGGAAAGATGCTGGTGATCCTGAGTTAATGGAACAGCATGCTAAAGATTATAAGGAAAAATTTGCTAGTCCTTTTGTTGCGGCTTCTAGAGGTTATATCGATGAGGTGATAAGGCCGCAAAATACAAGATCAAGAATTATAGGGTCCTTGAAAATCTTACATAATAAAAAGGTTAACTTGCCTTGGAAAAAACATGATAACTTACCTTTGTAA
- a CDS encoding acetyl/propionyl/methylcrotonyl-CoA carboxylase subunit alpha, with protein sequence MKMKKILIANRGEIAVRIIKTARKLGIKTVAIYSEADVNSMAVQMADEAFYIGPSPSNLSYLNVAKILEVVQESGSDAVHPGYGFLSENASFAKELEKIGVNFIGPGVEAVQSMGDKIISKKIAKEAGVSTVPGYMGIIEDPNEAKKIAESVGFPVMVKAAAGGGGRGMRIVHKIEDVAKAFDSAKLEAKNNFGDDRIFIEKFIEKPRHIEIQIIADKHGNVVCLGERECSIQRYNQKVIEEAPSSFLNEKVRQDMYKQSVNLVKKVDYFSAGTIEYIMDKQHNFYFLEMNTRLQVEHPVTELITGVDLVEQMINVANGDKLSFSQEDIKLRGWAMESRIYAEDPARGFLPSSGRISTYQEPESSENVRIDTGVYEGGEVSMFYDAMIAKLCTYGKDRNEAISYMQKALGQYVIEGISNNISFLESMFFSSRFASGDLSTNYISEEYPDGYKMIEIASSDYKEAIYASTIIRWMESLRVSKITGSIAGNEKEVNTRWAVCVGEDTYIVELEILGNNNFKIRAQGKEILISDVNWHSGMPLFKAKIDSANISLKFTKSSKSNLYRFNYLGGFVNISVVSPRVAELMKYMPAKVEESNDKSLIAPISGKVIDVLVGKGEKVKAGMELVVIEAMKMENSLVAERDAVVKDVKVNKGDNVQAEQILIEFN encoded by the coding sequence ATGAAAATGAAAAAAATTTTAATAGCCAATAGAGGAGAGATTGCAGTTAGAATAATTAAAACTGCACGAAAATTAGGTATAAAAACGGTAGCTATTTACTCGGAGGCTGATGTGAACTCTATGGCAGTTCAAATGGCTGATGAGGCTTTTTATATAGGTCCTTCACCATCAAATTTAAGTTATCTAAATGTAGCTAAAATTTTAGAAGTTGTGCAAGAGTCAGGTTCAGATGCAGTTCATCCTGGTTATGGGTTTTTGTCTGAAAATGCAAGTTTTGCTAAGGAGTTAGAGAAAATAGGAGTAAATTTTATTGGTCCGGGTGTAGAGGCTGTTCAGTCAATGGGTGATAAAATAATTTCCAAAAAAATAGCTAAGGAAGCTGGTGTAAGTACAGTTCCAGGTTACATGGGAATAATTGAGGATCCTAATGAGGCTAAAAAAATAGCTGAATCTGTTGGTTTTCCTGTGATGGTTAAGGCTGCTGCCGGAGGTGGTGGAAGAGGAATGAGAATAGTACATAAAATCGAGGATGTTGCCAAGGCATTTGACTCCGCTAAGTTAGAGGCTAAGAATAATTTTGGTGATGATCGTATTTTTATTGAGAAATTTATAGAAAAGCCAAGGCACATAGAAATTCAGATTATCGCAGATAAGCATGGGAATGTGGTTTGTTTAGGGGAGAGAGAATGTTCAATTCAAAGATATAACCAAAAAGTTATAGAGGAGGCTCCTTCTTCATTTTTGAATGAAAAAGTGAGACAAGACATGTACAAACAAAGTGTTAATCTGGTTAAAAAGGTAGATTATTTTTCTGCAGGTACTATTGAGTACATCATGGATAAGCAGCATAATTTTTACTTTCTGGAGATGAATACAAGGTTGCAAGTTGAGCATCCTGTTACTGAGCTTATTACTGGTGTTGATTTAGTTGAGCAGATGATCAATGTAGCTAACGGAGATAAGTTAAGCTTTAGTCAAGAAGATATAAAGCTGAGAGGCTGGGCGATGGAGTCAAGAATATATGCAGAAGATCCTGCTAGGGGCTTTTTACCTTCGAGTGGCAGAATTAGTACTTATCAGGAGCCTGAATCCTCGGAAAATGTTAGAATAGACACGGGTGTATATGAAGGAGGAGAGGTAAGTATGTTTTATGATGCTATGATCGCAAAATTATGTACTTATGGTAAAGATAGAAATGAGGCTATAAGTTACATGCAAAAGGCTTTAGGGCAGTATGTAATAGAAGGGATATCAAATAATATTAGCTTTCTAGAATCTATGTTTTTTAGTAGTCGATTCGCATCAGGGGATCTTTCCACTAACTACATAAGCGAGGAATATCCAGATGGATACAAAATGATTGAGATTGCTTCAAGTGATTATAAGGAAGCAATATATGCCTCAACAATTATTAGGTGGATGGAGTCATTAAGGGTTTCTAAAATTACTGGATCTATAGCAGGTAATGAAAAAGAGGTAAATACTAGGTGGGCCGTTTGTGTTGGTGAGGACACTTATATAGTAGAGTTAGAGATTTTGGGTAATAACAACTTTAAAATAAGAGCGCAGGGCAAAGAGATTCTCATAAGTGATGTGAATTGGCATTCAGGTATGCCATTATTTAAGGCTAAAATAGATAGTGCTAACATTTCACTTAAATTTACTAAATCGAGTAAAAGTAATTTATACAGATTTAATTATTTGGGTGGATTTGTTAATATTTCTGTGGTTTCGCCAAGGGTGGCTGAGTTAATGAAATATATGCCTGCTAAAGTTGAGGAGTCTAATGACAAATCTTTAATAGCCCCCATTTCTGGTAAAGTTATAGATGTTCTGGTTGGAAAAGGCGAGAAAGTTAAGGCTGGTATGGAATTAGTTGTTATTGAGGCAATGAAGATGGAGAATTCACTTGTTGCAGAGAGGGATGCAGTAGTAAAAGATGTTAAAGTTAATAAAGGTGATAACGTCCAAGCTGAGCAAATATTAATTGAATTTAACTAA
- a CDS encoding 30S ribosomal protein S12 codes for MPTINQLVRNPRKRIANKTNSPALANCSQKRGVCVRVYTTTPKKPNSALRKVARVRLTNKYEVIAYIPGEGHNLQEHSVVLIRGGRVKDLPGVRYKIVRGSLDTQGVQDRKRSRSRYGVKKPK; via the coding sequence ATGCCTACTATAAATCAATTAGTAAGAAATCCTAGAAAAAGGATTGCTAATAAAACAAATTCTCCTGCACTTGCAAATTGCTCCCAAAAAAGAGGAGTATGCGTCAGGGTTTACACTACTACACCAAAGAAACCTAATTCTGCATTAAGGAAGGTTGCTCGTGTAAGACTTACTAATAAGTATGAAGTTATTGCATACATACCAGGAGAGGGTCATAATTTGCAAGAACACTCAGTGGTATTAATAAGAGGAGGAAGGGTAAAGGATTTACCAGGTGTTAGATATAAGATAGTGAGAGGTTCTCTTGATACTCAAGGAGTTCAAGACAGAAAAAGATCACGTTCTCGTTATGGAGTAAAAAAACCTAAATAA
- the rpsG gene encoding 30S ribosomal protein S7 codes for MSRRHSAEKRKINPDPRYNSLLVAKFVNNLMKEGKKALARNIVYQAFLQVEQKLKKPALEVFEEAIARVEPKIEVKSRRVGGATYQVPVDVKPTRARALAIRWVLEAIGKRNERASQDRLAGEILDIVNGRGHAMKTRENTHKMAEANRAFSHFRW; via the coding sequence ATGTCTAGACGTCACAGCGCAGAAAAAAGAAAAATTAATCCAGATCCAAGATATAACAGCTTGTTGGTCGCTAAGTTTGTAAACAACCTGATGAAGGAGGGTAAAAAAGCATTAGCAAGAAATATAGTCTACCAAGCTTTTTTGCAAGTTGAGCAAAAGCTTAAAAAACCTGCATTAGAAGTGTTTGAAGAAGCTATAGCTAGGGTAGAGCCAAAAATAGAGGTTAAATCAAGAAGAGTAGGAGGTGCAACATATCAAGTGCCTGTTGATGTTAAGCCAACTAGAGCTAGAGCGTTAGCTATAAGGTGGGTGCTGGAAGCTATTGGTAAAAGGAATGAGAGAGCTTCACAGGATCGTCTTGCTGGAGAAATCCTTGATATTGTTAATGGTAGAGGTCATGCAATGAAGACTCGTGAAAATACTCACAAGATGGCCGAAGCAAATAGAGCTTTTTCACATTTTAGGTGGTAG
- the fusA gene encoding elongation factor G — protein sequence MAEFKYDLNNYRNIGIMAHIDAGKTTTTERILYYTGKSHKIGEVHDGAATMDWMEQEQERGITITSAATTCFWNGNRINIIDTPGHVDFTIEVERSLRVLDGAVAVFDGVAGVEPQSETVWRQADKYNVPRICFVNKMDRTGANFYRCVDMMVDRLAAKPLVLQLPIGSGEEFVGLVDLMRMKQIIWKNENLGAEFTYGDIPADMQAKAEEYREKLVEAAVEQDDSLFEKYLSGEEISNEDLQRCIRSGAIKRDFVPVLCGSAFKNKGVQSLLDAVVDYLPSPIDIGQVEGSDVDDAEKKIIRKADPKEPLAALAFKIMTDPFVGSLSFVRIYSGSLKAGDTIYNPIKRNKERVGRMLLMHSNHREDIKEAKAGDIIALAGLKNTTTGDTLCMQDNQAILEIMEFPEPVIEVAVEPKSTADQEKMGLALGRLASEDPSLRISSDEESGQTILKGMGELHLEIIVDRLKREFKVEANIGAPQVAYREAITKSFEVDYTHKKQSGGAGQFARIKLLLEPNEKGEGFSFVSKIVGGNVPKEYIPGVQKGLEQSCNAGVLAGYPVVDFKATLLDGAYHDVDSSVLAFEIASKAAFREAVPKSGPVILEPVMKVEVITPEEYMGDIIGDLNSRRGQISGMEPRGNAQVISSHVPLASMFGYVNELRSMSQGRAQFTMQFAHYEQVPQQIADEIKSKVA from the coding sequence ATGGCAGAATTCAAATATGATTTAAATAATTATAGAAACATCGGTATCATGGCTCACATTGATGCTGGTAAAACAACTACTACTGAAAGAATATTATATTACACAGGTAAGTCTCACAAAATTGGTGAAGTGCATGATGGCGCTGCAACAATGGATTGGATGGAGCAAGAGCAAGAAAGAGGTATTACAATTACATCTGCCGCCACAACTTGTTTTTGGAATGGTAATAGAATTAACATAATAGACACACCGGGGCACGTAGATTTTACTATTGAAGTTGAAAGATCTTTAAGAGTTTTAGATGGAGCTGTTGCAGTGTTTGATGGTGTAGCTGGTGTTGAGCCACAATCAGAGACTGTTTGGAGACAAGCTGACAAGTATAATGTACCTAGAATTTGTTTTGTTAACAAAATGGATAGAACTGGTGCAAATTTTTATCGTTGTGTTGACATGATGGTAGATAGGTTGGCCGCCAAGCCATTAGTATTACAACTACCGATAGGTTCTGGAGAAGAGTTTGTTGGTTTGGTTGATTTGATGAGAATGAAGCAAATAATATGGAAGAATGAAAATTTAGGTGCGGAGTTTACTTATGGAGATATACCAGCTGATATGCAAGCTAAGGCTGAAGAGTACAGAGAAAAGCTAGTAGAGGCTGCTGTAGAGCAAGATGATTCATTGTTCGAGAAATATTTGTCTGGTGAAGAAATTTCCAATGAAGATTTGCAAAGATGTATCAGGTCTGGTGCAATTAAAAGAGATTTCGTTCCAGTTTTGTGCGGATCAGCATTTAAAAATAAGGGGGTACAATCACTATTGGATGCGGTAGTAGACTATTTACCTTCTCCAATCGACATTGGTCAAGTGGAAGGAAGTGACGTAGATGATGCTGAAAAGAAAATAATCAGAAAAGCTGACCCAAAAGAGCCTTTAGCTGCTTTAGCTTTTAAGATTATGACTGATCCTTTTGTTGGTTCTTTAAGTTTTGTGCGTATTTACTCAGGCTCATTAAAGGCAGGTGATACAATTTACAATCCTATCAAGCGTAACAAGGAAAGGGTTGGTAGAATGTTGCTTATGCATTCAAACCACAGAGAGGACATAAAAGAAGCGAAGGCAGGAGATATAATAGCTCTTGCTGGTTTAAAAAACACTACTACTGGTGACACCTTATGTATGCAAGATAATCAGGCTATATTAGAAATAATGGAGTTTCCTGAGCCAGTTATTGAGGTTGCAGTTGAGCCTAAATCTACAGCAGATCAAGAGAAAATGGGTTTAGCTCTTGGAAGGCTTGCATCTGAAGATCCATCACTTAGAATATCTTCAGATGAAGAAAGTGGTCAAACTATACTTAAGGGTATGGGTGAATTGCACTTAGAAATTATAGTGGATAGATTAAAAAGAGAGTTTAAGGTTGAGGCTAATATTGGAGCTCCACAAGTAGCCTATAGAGAAGCTATAACTAAATCTTTTGAAGTTGATTATACGCATAAGAAACAATCTGGTGGTGCTGGTCAATTTGCAAGAATTAAATTATTGTTAGAGCCTAATGAAAAAGGTGAAGGTTTTTCTTTCGTAAGCAAGATTGTTGGAGGTAATGTACCTAAAGAATATATACCAGGAGTACAAAAAGGTTTAGAGCAGAGTTGTAATGCTGGAGTTTTAGCTGGTTATCCTGTAGTTGATTTTAAAGCAACATTGTTAGACGGCGCTTATCATGATGTTGACTCTAGTGTTTTAGCATTTGAAATTGCTTCTAAAGCTGCTTTTAGAGAAGCGGTCCCTAAGTCTGGTCCCGTAATACTTGAGCCAGTGATGAAAGTAGAAGTTATAACCCCTGAAGAATATATGGGTGATATAATAGGCGACTTAAATTCAAGAAGAGGTCAAATTAGTGGTATGGAACCTAGAGGAAATGCTCAGGTTATTAGCTCTCATGTTCCACTAGCTTCAATGTTTGGTTATGTAAATGAGTTGCGTTCTATGTCACAAGGAAGAGCACAATTTACGATGCAATTTGCACATTATGAGCAAGTTCCACAACAAATAGCTGATGAAATTAAATCCAAAGTAGCATAA